Proteins from a single region of Candidatus Margulisiibacteriota bacterium:
- the argC gene encoding N-acetyl-gamma-glutamyl-phosphate reductase produces the protein MSKKRIGIIGATGYTGHELIKILRNHPQVEIVYATTTTQAGRNINNLYPDLKYLSLVLEEYDLKKIKKTKLDLVFLAVHHGKAMGFVPELLDLGIQVVDLSADFRFSDVKVYEKIYGKHAFPKYCKTAVYGLPEFYRNKIKKAKLLSNPGCYVTSSLLALLPVIEHAENIVVDAKSGVSGAGKKVEEPYLFGNIHNNFKAYAIAKHRHQPEIESYLKKNIEFVPHLLPINRGILCTVYFNSAKSYEFLRKRLTEAYSKEPYVKVLSEQDPAINMVTGTNNCFVNIYKGSKPKSFIIVSVLDNLIKGASGQAVQNMNLMLGLEEQSGLDLAPAYP, from the coding sequence ATGTCAAAAAAACGAATAGGTATCATAGGCGCTACGGGCTACACCGGTCATGAACTAATAAAAATTCTTCGTAATCATCCGCAAGTAGAAATTGTTTATGCTACAACCACTACTCAGGCAGGACGTAATATCAATAACCTTTATCCCGATTTGAAATATCTAAGCCTTGTACTGGAAGAATATGACCTAAAAAAAATAAAAAAAACCAAACTGGACCTCGTTTTTTTAGCCGTACATCATGGTAAAGCCATGGGCTTCGTTCCAGAGCTATTGGACCTCGGAATACAGGTTGTGGATCTTAGTGCGGACTTTCGTTTCTCTGATGTAAAAGTTTATGAGAAAATTTACGGCAAACATGCTTTTCCCAAGTATTGCAAAACAGCTGTTTACGGTTTGCCGGAATTTTATAGAAACAAAATTAAAAAGGCCAAATTGCTCTCCAATCCGGGTTGTTATGTTACGTCTTCATTGCTGGCTTTGCTGCCTGTTATAGAGCATGCGGAAAATATTGTTGTGGATGCGAAAAGCGGCGTTTCCGGAGCGGGTAAGAAAGTGGAGGAGCCGTATCTTTTCGGTAATATCCATAATAATTTCAAGGCCTATGCCATTGCCAAACATCGTCACCAGCCGGAGATTGAGTCTTATTTGAAAAAAAACATAGAATTTGTGCCACATCTTTTACCCATAAACAGAGGTATTTTATGCACTGTTTATTTTAATTCCGCTAAATCCTATGAATTCTTACGCAAAAGATTAACTGAAGCGTATAGCAAAGAACCCTATGTAAAAGTTTTATCAGAACAGGACCCGGCTATAAACATGGTCACCGGAACTAATAATTGCTTCGTGAATATTTACAAAGGAAGCAAACCCAAGTCTTTCATAATTGTGTCGGTGCTGGATAATCTGATCAAGGGCGCTAGCGGGCAGGCAGTGCAGAATATGAACCTGATGCTGGGCCTGGAAGAGCAATCAGGACTTGATTTGGCACCTGCCTATCCATAA